Genomic window (Fundidesulfovibrio magnetotacticus):
GGCTCACCTGGAAGCGCTTCTTCTCGTGGGACCCCAAGGAACTCACGGCGGTGTTCATCTGGCTTCTGTTCGCCTACCTCTTCCACCAGCGCCAGGCCCTGGGCTGGCGGGGCCGCAAGACGGCCTGGCTGGCCATCTGGGTGTGCGGACTCACCTTTCTCTCCATGCTGGGGATCAACTTCTTCGTCAAGACGCACCACAGTTTCGCCTGATGCAGCACGACATCCATCTCTTCGGACTCAACCACCGCACCGCCGGAGTGGACGTGCGGGAGTGTTTCGCCCTCAAGGACCAGGAAGCCTTCGAAGCCTGCGTGCACGCCCTGGGCCGTGCCGTGGACGAGGTCATGGTGCTCTCCACCTGCAACCGCGTGGAGCTCCTCGTGGTGGCGAAGCCCGGTTCCGGCGCGGCGCAAAAGGTGCTGGACTGCTGGGCGGAGTCCAGCGGGCGCGAATCGCCGGACCTTGCCCCCCACGTCTACGCCCACAAGGGCCTGGACGCCGTGGAGCACCTCTTCCGCGTGGCCTCGGGGCTCGACTCCATGGTGCTGGGCGAGCCCCAGATTCTGGGGCAGCTCAAACAGGCCTACAAGGCCAGCGTGGAGAAAAACCAGGCCAAGGTGGTGGTGAACCGCCTGCTGCACAAGGCCTTCTCCGTGGCCAAGCGCGTGCGCACCGAGACGGGCATCGGGGCCAGCGCCGTGTCCATCAGCTACGCCGCCGTGGAGCTGGCCAAGCGCATCTTCGGCGACATGGCCGACAAGAAGGCCATGCTCGTGGGCGCGGGCGAGATGGCGGAACTCGCCGCCACCCACCTGGCCGGGGCCGGGGTGCGCGAGCTGCGCGTGGTCAACCGCACCTTCGCGCGCGCCGAAGAGCTGGCCCAGCGCTTCAAGGGCAAGGCCCACGTCTTCTCGGAACTGATCGGCCGCCTGCCCGAGGTGGACATCGTAATCACCTCCACGGGGTCGGCCGAGCCCATCATCCGGGCGCGCGACATCAAGGACGTGCTCAAGAAGCGCAGGCAGCGGCCCATGTTCTTCATCGACATCGCCGTGCCACGCGACATCGACCCCGACGTCAACAGCCTGGACAACGTCTACCTCTACGACATCGACGATCTCAAGGAAGTGGTGGAGGAGAACAAGGCCCAGCGCCAGGCCGAGGCCGAAAAGGCCCGCGAGATCATCGCCGTGGAAACGGCCAAGTTCGGCACATGGCTCGATTCGCTGGACCTCCAGCCCACCATCGTGGACCTGCTCGGGCGCGGCGAGGACCTCGCCCGCAAGGAGCTGGCCAAGACCCTCCGGCGGCTCGGCCCCGACTGCCCCGAGGAGACCCGCGCGGCCGTGGAAACCCTGGCGCTGACCCTGGCCCGCAAGCTCTACCATGACCCCCTGGTCTTCCTGAAGCGCCGATCCCAGGAGGATGGAGGCGGGGAACGCTTCCTGGACATCACCCGGCGCATGTTCAACCTGGATGGGGAGGCCGTCCCCCCGGACGCCCACCTGGACCGAAAACAAGGCGAGGAGAACTAACGGCATGCGCGCCTATACCGTGGACGAACTTTCTCCCGAGGACGTGGAGAAAATCGAGGAGGCTCTGGCCCGCAAGGGCTGGACGGGATCCATTAAAGGCATGTATTATATTCCCGTTCCGGATGACCGGCTCGGCCCGGAACAGCGTGAGCACGCCCCGTCCTGCGGTCCGTTCTTCCTGCCCCTGGAAACCGGCGACGGCTGGGTGCGCCTGGAAATGCTGGTGCGATCGCGCCAGATCCTGCGCTGCTCCTGCGTGGCCTACGCCTGCAGGGAACTGCGCGAACACATGATCGACCTCGTCGACGGCCTGATCCGCGAACTGGACATCGCCGTCTAGGAGCCCCCATGCGCCCCATCGTCTGGAACGAAAGCCTCTCGGTGCACATCCAGGAGATCGACCTGCAGCACCGCCACCTCATCGGGCTGGTGGCAGGTCTCCAGAATGCCCTGGAAGCCGGTGAACGCGACGCCCTGTCCGGCGTCCTGCGCGAACTCAACACCTACGTTCGCGAGCACTTCACCGCCGAAGAGCGCTGGATGGCCCGCTACGACTTCCCCGGCCTGGCCGCCCACGCCGACGCCCACGAGGCGTTCGTGGAAAATCTCCTGCGCTTCGAGCTGGATCATTTGGCGGGGCAGGCACAGGTTTCCGATGAATTGCTGGATTACCTGATGGCCTGGATCGTGGACCACGTCATGGGCATGGACCAGCGCTACGCCCGCTTTTTCGCCGAAAAAGGGGTGCTCTGAGCCCATGACCGCGCCCACGGGCCTCCAGGCGCTGCCGCCCTGGTGCGCCCGACTCTGCCTGGGCGTGGAACGCTTCCTCTCGGAACAAGCCCCCGCGGCCCTGGACCGGGGACATCTGCTGGTGGCCGTGTCGGCAGGGGCCGATTCCACGGCCCTGGCGCGCATCCTGGCCGCCCTGGCCCCCCGCCTGGGCGTGGTCCCCGTCGCCGTCCACCTGAACCACAGCCTGCGGCCCGAATCCCCCGACGACGACGCCTTCTGCCGCGCCCTTGCCCGGGAACTCGGCATGGACTACCGCGCCGCGTCCCGGAACGTGCGCGATCTGGCCGTCAGCCAGGGCCTGGGCCTGGAAGACGCCGGACGCACGGCCCGCTACGACTTCTTCGAGGAATCCCTCGCGCGCACGGGCGCCTGCGTCGTGGCCCTGGCCCATCACCTGGACGACCTGGCGGAAGACCAACTCCTGCGCCTGACCCGGGGCGCGGGCTGGCCCGCCCTGGGCGGCATGCCCGCCTGGGACCCGGCTCGGCGCGTGCTGCGCCCGCTGCTGCTCACCCCCAAGGCGCACCTGCGGCGCTTCCTGGAGGAAACCGGCTCTCCCTGGCGGGAAGACCCCTCCAACGCCGACCCCGCCTTCACACGCAACCGCATCCGCCACGAGGTGCTCCCCCTGCTCGCTCGTGAAAATCCGGACTACCTCGGCCGCGCGGCCGAACTCTGGCGGCAGGCCCGCCAGGACGAGGCCCACTGGGGCCGCCTGACCGCCATGGCCCTGGCGGAAGCCGCTCGCCCCAGTGCCCCGGCTGCCTCCAGCCATGCCGCCGCGCCCTCCCCCGCCCAGGCGGAGAGAGCGAGTCCATGCGGCGCAAGGCACGCGAGCCCCCTTGAGGACGCGATTCCCGGCGAGACGGGATTCGCCGGACCGCGCCCCGCCGACGCGCCGGACGCCATCGGCTTCCTGCCCGCACGCGTGCTCGGGGGGGCCACCCAGGCTCTGCGCCTGCGCCTCTACAAGCGCGCCGTGGAGTCCCTGGGGCCGGGCCAACCCCTGGGCGCGGCCCTGCGCAGGCTGGACGAGGCCTGGCTGGCCCGGGCCACGGGCAAGCGCATCCAGTTCCCGGGGGGCAAGGAGGCTCGCGTGGAACGCTCGGGCGTGCGCTTTTGCCCCGCTCAAACGCGCACCGACGTTGACACTTCCGGAGACCAGAGGTAGGAAGCACCGATTGTTATTTTTTAAACAAGGAGGCGGCGCGTGAATATCCTGATCTTCGGGCCCAACGGCAGCGGCAAAGGCACTCAGGGTGCCCTGGTTCAGAAGAAGTACAACCTGGCCCACATCGAGTCGGGCGGCATCTTCCGCGAGCACATCAAGGGCGGAACCGACCTCGGCAAGAAGGCCCAGGAGTACATCAACCGCGGCGATCTGGTGCCCGACGAAATCACCATCCCCATGGTCCTGGAGACCCTGAAGGCCAAGGGCGCGGGCGGCTGGCTCCTCGACGGCTTCCCCCGCAACACCGTGCAGGCCCAGAAGCTCTGGGAAGCCCTGCAGCAGGAAGGCATGAAGATCGACTACGTCATCGAGATCCTCCTGCCCCGCGAAGTGGCCAAGAACCGCATCATGGGCCGCCGCATCTGCAAGAACGACCCCAACCACCCCAACAACATCTTCATCGACGCCATCAAGCCCAACGGCGACGTCTGCCGCGTCTGCGGCGGCGAGCTCTCCGCCCGCGCCGACGACCAGGACGAAGGCGCCATCGGCAAGCGCCACGACATCTACTACGACACCAACACCGGCACCCTGGCCTCGGCCTATTTCTACAGGGACCTGGCCCCCAAGGCCGGCTTCAAGTACATCGTGCTCAACGGCGAGGGCTCCATCGACTCCATCAAGGAAACCCTGCTCGCCCAGCTGGCCTAGCCCGCGCGCCTCTATCGCAAGACGAGCCCCGGAGCCTCACGGTTCCGGGGCTTTTTCATTGCGCGCCCCGCGGGGGAACACTCCCAGGAAACGCCGGGGTGAAGGGCGGATGGCCCGCGGCAGACCGGCAAGGGGATCACGCGGGCCTTCAGAAATCGATGTTGTACTCCCGGCGCAGCAAGGTGCGGGCCTTTTCCTCGTTGGCCCGGTAGACGCCCGGGTCCAGCATGGAGTGGTGGCCGCAGCCGTGGAGAAGGTATTCCTCAACAGGGAAATGCGCGGCGCGCAGACCCAGCACGTGCATGTCGTGGAACCACTCGGCCCCGGTGTCCAGGGCGTATTCCCCCATGGCGGTGATGGCCCCCAGGGGCGAGCCGCTTCCCAGGGGCATGGTGAGGGGCCGCGCGGCCTTGAGGTCCACCAGGGCGCACCATTCGTTCACGCGGCAGGGCGGGAGGGGCCAGGGATGGCTGCGGAATTTCTCGTTGAACAGGCTCTCGTGCATGGGCGAGACGTGGTGCGGACCGGAGTAGTCGTGCGCCGCGTAAAGGGCCGTGAGTTCCTCCAGCCCAGGGCGGTAGTCCAAGTGGCGGCCCTTGCCGCACTTTCCGGCATAGTGGGCCGGACAGCCCATGCAGGCCCCCACGTCGCCGATGGCCACGGCGTCGCCCATGGCCTCCAGCATCGCCCCCACCACGTCGCCCCGGAAGTGGCAGTCGTTGTGGATCACAAGCAGGCGGTCCTTGTCGCTGTGCTCCCAGGCGTACTGGTAGCGCACGGCCAGGCGCACGTCGTCGTCGGCCAGTTTCTCGGGGTCCACGGAGCGGATCCAATGGCAATACCGGGGGTTGAACACCGTCAGCTTGGCGCGCAGCTTCTCCTTCACGTAGGAAAGCCCCTCGCTCTGCCCCGGCGAGTTGGCCGCCTCCTCCGCCAGATAGATGCGGTCGATGTGCTTCCAGGAATGGCGCAGCAGGGAAACGAGGGTCAGGGTGGTCTGGTAGGGCTTGCCCAGCACGTTGATGGCGACGTCGATCTTGGCCATGGCTCCCAGTCCGGGATTGCGCCCCGGCGGCGCGGCGTGGCCGGGGCAGGTGCAGGTCTTGAGCCCGGGACCGGTGCGGCGATCCGCTCCGGGGGCCGTGCCGGCCAGCGTCTTGGGTATCCCACACGCTCCCACGGGGCAAGCAGCGTCTGTTCCTGATCGCACGGCGCGACGGCCGTGTCCCGCACGCCCGTGCCGGGCAAGCTCCACGCGCCTTCCGGGGCGACTCGCGCGCCCGGAATCACCCCGATGCTCCCTGGATGCAAACGCGTGTAGGACGCGTCCTACCGGTTCGCAAGCGGCGCGGTTCCTGGTAGTCTGAGGCCATGCCCTGCACGCCCGCCACGAGGGAGCGCCCGTGAAGCGTCTTCCCGCCCGCCTCGCAACACGCCTGCGGCTCTCGGTCGGCGCGCGCCGACTGCGCGAGCGCCTGGCGGTCTTCCGCACGGTGGCCGACGGCACCTACGACTGGGAACTCTGGATCGGCCCGGCCGGGGACGTGCGCTACGTCTCGCCCTCCTGCCTGCGGGTCACGGGCAGGCCCGCCGAGGCCGTGCGCGCCGAGCCGGACTTCTTCCGGCGATCGATCCACCCCGAGGACTATCCGGCCTGGCGCCGACTCATGGAGCAGAGCCTCCAACGCGACGTGCCTTCCCTGGATTTCCGCATCCGACGCCCCGACGGGGCGCTGGTCTGGCTGGCCCAGGAGACCACCCGCGTCTTTGGTCCTGACGGCTCCTTCAAAGGCCTGCGCCTGAGCCTGCGCGACGTGACCGACCGCGTGAGCGCCCAGCAGGCGCTGCGCGAGGCCCACGAACGGCTGGAGGAGCGCGTGCTCGAACGCACGGCCGAGCTGGACCGGGCCAACCGGGAGCTGCGCACCGAGATCCGCCGGGGCAACCGCACCCGCAGGGAACTTGAGCGCTCCCGCGAGCGTTTCCGCAGCCTCTCCACCTACCTCCAGCAACGCATCGAGGAGGAGCGCACGCGCATCGCCCGCGAAATCCACGACGAACTGGGACAAAACCTCACGGCCTTGAACATGGGCCTCTTCAGCCTGGAAACGCCTCAGGCACGTACCGACCCGCAACGCATCGCCGCCCTTCGCGCGATCGTGGCCGGAACGGTGGAGAGCGTGCAGCGCATCGCCCGGGAGTTGCGCCCGGCCATTCTGGACGAGCTGGGTCTGGCCGAGGCCGTGGCCTGGCGCGCGCGCACCTTCCAGGAGAGCTCGGGCATCGCCGTGGGCGTGGAGACAGGCCCCGGCATCACGGGGGTGACGCCCGAGGTCTCCACGGCTCTCTACCGTGTCTTTCAGGAGGGGCTCACCAACGTGGCCCGTCACGCCGGGGCCACGCGTGTGCGCGTGCGCCTGACGCGCTCCCGGGGACGCCTGCGCCTGGAAGTGGCCGACAACGGCCGGGGCCTGGACCCCAAGGCCCTGGACGCGCCCGGCTCCCTTGGGCTCACGGGCATGCGCGAGCGCGTCCGCGCGGTGGGGGGGCGCATGGACATCGGGGCCGCGCCCGGCGGAGGCACGCTCCTCTGCGCCAACGTGCCCGAGAGGGTGCCCCGCGCCGGAAGGCGCAAGGTTTCCCCATGACTCGACCGCGCCGCGTGCTGGTGGTGGACGACCACGCCGTGGTGCGCCGGGGCGTGGTGGACATCCTGGCCGCCGCCCTGCCCGGCTGCTCCTTCGCCGAGGCCTCTGGCGTGGCCCTGGCCCTGGCCGCCCTGGAGGACCCGTACGACCTGGCCGTGCTGGACATCTCCCTGCCCGACGGCAGCGGGCTGGATCTCCTGGAGTGGATCGCCGTCAACCGGCCGGGGCTGCCCGTGCTGGTGCTCAGCATGCACCAGGAGGCCGAGTACGCCCGCCGCGCCCTGGCCCTGGGGGCCAGGGGCTACCTGGGCAAGAACTCCGCCCCTCGGGAGCTTACCGAGGCCCTGGCCTGCGTCCTGGAGGGCCAGACCTACGTGAGCCCGGGCCTCTCCCCCGGCCTCGCGCCGCGTCAGGACCCCCTCGCCGCCCTTTCCCGGCGCGAGCGCGAGGTAATGCGCCTTCTGGCCCAGGGCCGCACCGTGAGCGACATCGCCCGCGACCTGAACCTCTCGGTGAAGACCGCCAGCACCTACCGAAGCAGGATCATGCGCAAGCTGGGCCTGCGCACCGCCGCTGACTTCTACCGCCGCGCCCTCACCATGGGGCTCATGGACTGACCCCGCCTGTCGGACGGTTCCGACAAAGTTGTCCGCGCCGGACGAGCCGCTATGGTCACCGCAAGCCCACGGGACATTTCCCTGGAGGTGACCCCATGATCGCAACCCTGACCGCACTGCTGGCCATCGCCGCCCTGCTCGCCGGACTGGCCATGGGCCGCGTCGTGCGCCGGTCGGCCCGGCGCGAACGGCTCCCGCGCGACTTCGATTTCGGCCTCTACAAGCGCACGGAGCCCAAATGAACACGGTACGTTCCACGTCCAGACCGGCCCCGGATGCCGACATCCTGGCCCGGGATAACCCGGATTTCTTCGACTTGCTCTTCGATCCCGCCTGGCTGGGCATCCCCGCCGGGACCCCGGCTTCCGGCCGTGCCCTGACGCCCTCGGGGAGCTTCGTGGAGTTTTTCGTATCCGTTGTGGACGGGAGCATCCGCGAAGCGGGTTTTCTCACGGACTGCCCGCCATCGGCCTCCACCCCCGTCATGGCCTTGGCCTCGCTCTGGTGCGGGAGGGCGCGCGGGCTCACGCCGGAGCAGGCCGCCCGGCTGGAGGCCGAGGACATCCTGGCGTGCGGCATGGAGCCCCTGGACACGGCCCGTGCAGCGGCCGAAACCTGTCTGGCGGCCGCGCGAACGGCGTTGGTCCGGGCAGCCTTGGTCCAGGAATGCGACGACGGGGCCCGCCCCCCCGGATGCTCCCCGGAATGCGCCGCGAAGCGCTCGCATCCCGGACGATCCGCCGGACCGGCCTCCCCGCGCGGCGGGTGACAAGCCCGGCCCGCTGGTCTATCCTGCGGAAACCACAGGAGGGAACCCGCCATGATCGCCGTCCGCTTCCACAAGGGAACCATGGAGCTGGCCGACTTGCCGCAACCGCCCCCCGGGCCTGGAGAGGCCCTGGTGCGCGTGCTGGTGGCGGGGATCTGCAATACGGACCTGGAATTGTTCAAGGGATACATGAACTTTTCCGGGACCCCGGGGCACGAATTCGTCGGCGTGGTCGAGCGCGCCCCGGACGCCCCGCACCTGGAAGGACGCCGCGTCACGGCCGACATCAACGCCGCGCCGGGGCACGGCGACCACCGCCACGCCTCCGGCAGGCGCGTCCTGGGCATCCTCGGCTGGGATGGAGCCTTCGCCCAATACATCCTCGCCCCGGTGGACAACCTCCACGCCGTGCCCGACACGCTCTCCGACGAGGCCGCCGTGTTTGCCGAACCCCTGGCCGCGGCCCTGGAGGTGGGCCAGCAGGTGCACATCCGCGCCACCGACCGACTGGCCGTGCTGGGCGACGGCAAACTCGGGCTGCTCATCGCCATGGCCCTGCGCCACCTCTGCCCCGGGCTCGTGCTTTCGGGCAAACACCCGGACAAGCTGGCCATCGCGTCCGCACAGGGCGTGCGCACAACCCTAGCGTCCGACATCGCAGGCCCCTTCGACATCGTTGTGGAAGCCACTGGCCGCACCCAGGGCCTGGAAGCCGCCCTGGACCTCGTGCGCCCCGAAGGGACCGTGGTGCTCAAGTCCACCACCGAGGCCAAGACGCCAGTGAACCTCGCCCGCGTGGTGGTCCAGGAGATCACCCTCGTGGGCTCGCGCTGCGGCGACACGGCCCTGGCCCTGGACCACCTGGCCCGGGGCCTGGTGGAACCTTCCGGCCTCGTGGAGGCCGTCTACCCCTTGGAGCGCTTCCGGGAAGCCTTCGAGAGCGCCGCGCGCCCCGGCGCCAGGAAGGTGCTGGTGCGCGTCTCCCGCTGAAGCGTGCGTCCCGGAGAGGCTCCCCCGCGCGGTCAGGCCCGGGTCGGGATCGATACGCCGTTCAGCGCGCCCGGAGCAGGAGCGTCACGCCCCGGATCACGTTGCCGCTACGCGTGGGCGCGGGAGCCTCCGACAGGGCCTCCACCACGCCGCCCGCCCGCTCCGCCAGCGCTTCCAGCCCTTCGGGCGTAAAGTGCCGGGCCAGATAGAGCAGTCGCCCCCCCTGGCACACGGGGAACGCGCCCTCGGGCAATCCGAGCGCCCTGCCCTCCGCGTACCGGGATGCATAGAGCGGCTGGTCCTCGGTCATCAGGAAATCCTGCACGCCCACCAGCCCCCGGCTGGCCCGCAGCGCCTGGGCCAGCACGCCCGCAAGGACCTCGTCGTCCGGGAGCACCGTAAGCACAGCCCGCAACGTCACCAGATCGGCCGCGCCAGCCCTCACCGGCAGACGCCCCGCATCGCCCGACGCCACGCGCCGTCCGGCCCTCGCGGCGCGTCCGAGACTGGGCAGGTTCACGTCCAGCCCGATGTAAACGCAGCCCAGGGACTCCACCTCTCCCGCGATGCCCGCCTCGCCGCAGCCCACGTCCAGCACCAGCGCCCCGGGAACGAGCGCGCGCCGGAACAACTCCGGGAAAGCCAGGGACGAAGGGACCTTGTGCGTTGTGCGCCAATCCATGTCCACGGCATACGCCCCGGTTCGGGAGCCTGTAAAGCGCACGCCGGTCGATGCGCCGGGCGGCGCTTAGTAGCCTCGCGGCTCATGAACCCGCGCATCCCAAGGGAGTGAAGGCGCGATGCGCGCCGTCCCACACGAAAAAACCGGCCTTCCCGTGTCTGAACAAGCTGGTGAGCCTGTGCGTGTCCCGGCCCGGGCCTGGGTTTCGCGGGCCATTCCATGGAGACCGTCCGCGACTGCACGCGCTTCGGAGAGTGTCTGGACTAGCGCCCGTACGGACGGCCTTTCCGGTATGCTCCATGAACTGCTGGCCCCCTACGACGCCCACAAGGCCGCCGGAACGCCGTGAGGGACGCCGCGCCGGACGGCCTGCCGGTCACTGTGGCGTCAATCCGGTGATGTGCCCTGCCCGCTCGTAGGCCCAGGTGAAAGGCGCTGTATCGACGTTGACGATGCCCACGAACGGGGTGTTGAGGTCGATGATCGTCGTGATGACGAGCATGATCATGATGAACGTGCAGACTTCATAGGCGATCTGGGTCTTCTTGTTGTTGACCCTCGTGAGATAGGCCTTGATGAGCATTACGTAATACCCCACCACGATCAGGCAGAAGATCATCGGGTGCAGGTTCTCCTTGGCCTTGACTCTCCGCGTCAGGCGCGACTTGCTTATGTCCGCGAGTTCGCTCAGCAACAGGCGGTGGATGGTCTCGTCGTTTTTTGTTCGGAGAGTCGTCTTGTAGGCCTGCTCCCACAACCTGTCGAACGCAGCCGAGGCTTCTCTCGACAGGGTGCCGGAGCGCATGGCCACGAGATCATGCTCAACGACATCCTTGGCATACCGCACCAGGGATTTCTTCAATTCAACCGCGTCGGAGAGCCCGCCCATCAGCCGCGCTGCCGAAAGGATCGATTCCACTTCCTTGCGCGTGTCGTCCTGCACGCCGTTGAAGTTGATCAGAAGCGTGACCAGGGCCATGCTCAGGAAGATGGAATAGAGCGTGTTGAAGAGGCTGTAGTTGGCAATGGTCTCCGACAACTGCCCCGTTGGCTGGTAGTCGAACCATTTGACGAGCAAAAAATAGAGTATTGTGGGGATGCCCAACACCACCAAGGCCAACCCTTCGTTCACTACAAACATGTTGTCCATGGAGACCACTCTAACCTGCCTTTGCGCGATGACGTCAAAACTACAACCGTGCAGCAGCATGATACAGCACGTCGCTTCCCCATGCCAGAAGGGTGAGGGGGGGGGGGGCGGAGTCGGCCTCGGAGCGCGTCGGCCGGCTCCGGTGTTTGCGTTGCGCGGCTTAGCGATACCCTCCGGGGGTGAAGCCAGCGTTGTCGATGGCGGACTTGACCGCCGCGTCGAGGCCATCCTTGGTCTCGGTGTAGGTGGCAGTTCCGAAGGTGAGGTCCACCTTCACGTCGGTCACGCCGTCCAGGGCCGACAGGGCCTTCGTCACGGACGCCACGCAGTGGTTACAGCTCATGCCTTTCACTTCGATGGTCCTGGTTTTCATGCTTCCCTCGCTTGATGGGTTCGATGGCCGCCACTCTACGCCATCGCCCCCCTGGTCGCCAACCCCGGGGCCGACCCGAACCTACAGGATCAATAAGAAAACCACGCGACAGCCCCGGCCTTTCTCCCCTGCCAGAAAGAACTGCCCTCCGGCGTCAGGAGACGCCAGCGCTCCCGCCCGGGCAGCGCCGCCGGGGCGCTTGGGGGACAGTCCAGGGACGTGCTTGAAGGCGTCGCCGCAGGCGCTTTTCGAGACATGGCCCTGGGCAAGCGCAAAGTTCGGGACCAAGGCGTCCCACCCTCGCCGGGCTTATTCGACCACATGCACCCGCCGCAAGGCGAGGGCTATCAGGGGTATGGCCCCAGAGACCGCACGGTTTCCCTATGCTCACGCGGGTTCTGCACGAACAGATGCCGTGCAGATGCTCGGCCGCCAGGCCGACGGGGTGTTCAACGCGACCGGGAACCCGATCCTGGTCCCCTCCAGACAGCTGAAGTCCGTGGAACAGGGCACTGCGGCCCAGGTCTGGTGCGCCAGGAGCCCCCGGCGGGAGGGCATGGCGGGGTGTGCTGCGAGAACCGCGAGGTGGCGCGGGTGATGCAAATGGATGCAGGCATCGCGACCATGGCGGACGCTGACCGACCGGGGTGCCGCCCTTCCCGGTGGATCCGGCCGGAGCCCCGGCGTCTCCGGCGCTTGCGCGATACGCTGCTCGCCTCAGGCGAGGACGACGCCACGCCGTCGCCTAGCAATTGAGCGTCCAGGGCCCCCGCCTGGACGGGTCCGGTGCCGCGCCCCGGCGCTTACGCCTGGCCTTCCAGCCAGAGCATGGCCTCGGCGAAATCCAGGGTCCCGGTGTAAAGGGCGCGTCCGCTGATCACCCCGTCCAGCCCCTTGGCGGCCAGGGGGGCCAGGGCTTTCAGGTCGTCCAGGGTGGCCACGCCGCCCGCCGCGATGACGGGCAGCTTCGTCTTGGCCAGCAGGGACTCCATGGCCCCAAGGTTCACGCCCGACTGCATGCCGTCGCGGCTGATGTCGGTGTAAACCAGAAAGGCCGCGCCCTGGGCGTGCAGACGGGGCAGCACGTCGTCCACGGTCTGGCCCGAGTCCTCCACCCAGCCCTTGGTCTTGAGGCGTCCGGCGTCGGCGTCCAGGGAAACGCCGATGCGCCCGGGGAGGGCTTTACAAAGCTGGCCGAAGCGGTCGGGGTCCGCGAGGGCCATGGTGCCGATGAGCAGGCGCGAGACGCCAGCGTCGGCGTAGGCCTGGGCGGTGGCGAGATCGCGCACGCCGCCGCCCAGCTGCACCGGGATGTCCCCGGCGAGCTTGCAGATCTCGCCCACCAGGGCCTTGTTGCGCGGCTCGCCCTCGAAGGCCCCGTCCAGGTCCACCACGTGGAGGGCCTTGGCGCCCATGCCCAGCCAGTGGGCGGCGGCGGTCACGGGGTCCTTGTCGAACACGGTCACCTGGTCGGCCAGCCCCTGCTTGAGGCGCACGCACTGGCCGTCCTTGATGTCGATGGCGGGATAGAGGATCACAGTCCGAATTCCTTGAGTCCTTGTTCGATGGCTTCGCGGGCGAGTTCGGCGGCGGTGACCCAC
Coding sequences:
- a CDS encoding PAS domain-containing sensor histidine kinase, whose protein sequence is MKRLPARLATRLRLSVGARRLRERLAVFRTVADGTYDWELWIGPAGDVRYVSPSCLRVTGRPAEAVRAEPDFFRRSIHPEDYPAWRRLMEQSLQRDVPSLDFRIRRPDGALVWLAQETTRVFGPDGSFKGLRLSLRDVTDRVSAQQALREAHERLEERVLERTAELDRANRELRTEIRRGNRTRRELERSRERFRSLSTYLQQRIEEERTRIAREIHDELGQNLTALNMGLFSLETPQARTDPQRIAALRAIVAGTVESVQRIARELRPAILDELGLAEAVAWRARTFQESSGIAVGVETGPGITGVTPEVSTALYRVFQEGLTNVARHAGATRVRVRLTRSRGRLRLEVADNGRGLDPKALDAPGSLGLTGMRERVRAVGGRMDIGAAPGGGTLLCANVPERVPRAGRRKVSP
- a CDS encoding response regulator — its product is MTRPRRVLVVDDHAVVRRGVVDILAAALPGCSFAEASGVALALAALEDPYDLAVLDISLPDGSGLDLLEWIAVNRPGLPVLVLSMHQEAEYARRALALGARGYLGKNSAPRELTEALACVLEGQTYVSPGLSPGLAPRQDPLAALSRREREVMRLLAQGRTVSDIARDLNLSVKTASTYRSRIMRKLGLRTAADFYRRALTMGLMD
- a CDS encoding adenylate kinase produces the protein MNILIFGPNGSGKGTQGALVQKKYNLAHIESGGIFREHIKGGTDLGKKAQEYINRGDLVPDEITIPMVLETLKAKGAGGWLLDGFPRNTVQAQKLWEALQQEGMKIDYVIEILLPREVAKNRIMGRRICKNDPNHPNNIFIDAIKPNGDVCRVCGGELSARADDQDEGAIGKRHDIYYDTNTGTLASAYFYRDLAPKAGFKYIVLNGEGSIDSIKETLLAQLA
- the tilS gene encoding tRNA lysidine(34) synthetase TilS, which produces MTAPTGLQALPPWCARLCLGVERFLSEQAPAALDRGHLLVAVSAGADSTALARILAALAPRLGVVPVAVHLNHSLRPESPDDDAFCRALARELGMDYRAASRNVRDLAVSQGLGLEDAGRTARYDFFEESLARTGACVVALAHHLDDLAEDQLLRLTRGAGWPALGGMPAWDPARRVLRPLLLTPKAHLRRFLEETGSPWREDPSNADPAFTRNRIRHEVLPLLARENPDYLGRAAELWRQARQDEAHWGRLTAMALAEAARPSAPAASSHAAAPSPAQAERASPCGARHASPLEDAIPGETGFAGPRPADAPDAIGFLPARVLGGATQALRLRLYKRAVESLGPGQPLGAALRRLDEAWLARATGKRIQFPGGKEARVERSGVRFCPAQTRTDVDTSGDQR
- a CDS encoding bacteriohemerythrin; this encodes MRPIVWNESLSVHIQEIDLQHRHLIGLVAGLQNALEAGERDALSGVLRELNTYVREHFTAEERWMARYDFPGLAAHADAHEAFVENLLRFELDHLAGQAQVSDELLDYLMAWIVDHVMGMDQRYARFFAEKGVL
- the hemA gene encoding glutamyl-tRNA reductase encodes the protein MQHDIHLFGLNHRTAGVDVRECFALKDQEAFEACVHALGRAVDEVMVLSTCNRVELLVVAKPGSGAAQKVLDCWAESSGRESPDLAPHVYAHKGLDAVEHLFRVASGLDSMVLGEPQILGQLKQAYKASVEKNQAKVVVNRLLHKAFSVAKRVRTETGIGASAVSISYAAVELAKRIFGDMADKKAMLVGAGEMAELAATHLAGAGVRELRVVNRTFARAEELAQRFKGKAHVFSELIGRLPEVDIVITSTGSAEPIIRARDIKDVLKKRRQRPMFFIDIAVPRDIDPDVNSLDNVYLYDIDDLKEVVEENKAQRQAEAEKAREIIAVETAKFGTWLDSLDLQPTIVDLLGRGEDLARKELAKTLRRLGPDCPEETRAAVETLALTLARKLYHDPLVFLKRRSQEDGGGERFLDITRRMFNLDGEAVPPDAHLDRKQGEEN
- a CDS encoding MDR/zinc-dependent alcohol dehydrogenase-like family protein produces the protein MIAVRFHKGTMELADLPQPPPGPGEALVRVLVAGICNTDLELFKGYMNFSGTPGHEFVGVVERAPDAPHLEGRRVTADINAAPGHGDHRHASGRRVLGILGWDGAFAQYILAPVDNLHAVPDTLSDEAAVFAEPLAAALEVGQQVHIRATDRLAVLGDGKLGLLIAMALRHLCPGLVLSGKHPDKLAIASAQGVRTTLASDIAGPFDIVVEATGRTQGLEAALDLVRPEGTVVLKSTTEAKTPVNLARVVVQEITLVGSRCGDTALALDHLARGLVEPSGLVEAVYPLERFREAFESAARPGARKVLVRVSR
- a CDS encoding class I SAM-dependent methyltransferase, with protein sequence MDWRTTHKVPSSLAFPELFRRALVPGALVLDVGCGEAGIAGEVESLGCVYIGLDVNLPSLGRAARAGRRVASGDAGRLPVRAGAADLVTLRAVLTVLPDDEVLAGVLAQALRASRGLVGVQDFLMTEDQPLYASRYAEGRALGLPEGAFPVCQGGRLLYLARHFTPEGLEALAERAGGVVEALSEAPAPTRSGNVIRGVTLLLRAR